One Brassica napus cultivar Da-Ae chromosome C4, Da-Ae, whole genome shotgun sequence genomic region harbors:
- the LOC106445450 gene encoding FBD-associated F-box protein At3g49020-like, translated as MGKKRKIGGESLINRDAMNKDMISELPEALLLHILSYVPTEDVIATSVLSKRWRSLWKMVPKLEFESNIEQVSSEDVYRLLLLHKAPFLESLHLNIENTKGRLDSGILIGIAFSRHVRKLELDLYHDDQETVRFPSVLCSYNNTLEVLNLMHHVLLDFPSRVCFNALRELHLFHVEFKDEASVCNLLYGCPRLQDLVVTRYSSIDVETYTIAVPSLQRLTIEEDSSQDMYGGGYVINAPSLKYLNIKGLYCIDFFLFENAPELVEAKINDVSEIDNENILASLTSAKRLSFQFTVEVKYPTGGIFYQLVFLKLRIDDINGWNLLSFMLDSSPKLQSLKLYGSCWEDCPVGWEWTQPKCVPECLLLHLETLVWRRYGWQR; from the exons ATGGGAAAAAAACG CAAAATCGGTGGTGAAAGTTTAATAAATCGAGATGCTATGAACAAGGACATGATCAGTGAGTTACCTGAAGCTTTGCTCCTGCATATATTGTCTTATGTTCCAACAGAAGATGTCATAGCAACGAGTGTTTTGTCCAAACGGTGGAGATCTCTTTGGAAGATGGTGCCAAAGCTCGAGTTTGAATCAAATATTGAACAGGTGTCTTCAGAGGATGTTTACAGGTTGCTGCTTTTGCATAAAGCTCCGTTTCTGGAAAGTTTGCATTTGAACATTGAAAATACAAAAGGTCGTTTGGATAGTGGGATATTGATTGGAATTGCATTTTCACGCCATGTGCGCAAATTGGAGTTGGATCTTTACCATGATGATCAAGAGACAGTCAGGTTTCCGAGTGTATTGTGTAGCTATAACAATACACTCGAGGTACTAAATCTCATGCATCACGTTCTTTTGGACTTCCCTTCTCGGGTTTGTTTCAATGCCCTTAGAGAGCTGCATCTTTTCCATGTGGAATTCAAAGACGAAGCGTCTGTTTGCAACCTTTTATATGGCTGCCCTAGGCTTCAAGATTTGGTTGTTACACGATATAGCAGTATTGATGTGGAGACTTACACTATTGCGGTGCCATCACTACAGAGGCTAACCATAGAAGAGGATAGTAGCCAAGATATGTATGGTGGCGGCTATGTGATAAATGCACCATCTTTGAAATACTTGAACATCAAAGGCCTCTATTGTATTGACTTCTTTCTATTTGAGAATGCGCCAGAGCTTGTGGAAGcaaagatcaatgatgtttctgAGATAGACAATGAGAACATTCTTGCATCTCTCACTTCAGCCAAGCGTCTCTCCTTTCAATTTACCGTAGAG GTTAAGTATCCTACTGGTGGCATCTTCTATCAGCTGGTATTTTTGAAGCTACGTATAGATGACATAAATGGGTGGAATCTACTTTCGTTCATGCTCGATAGCTCTCCTAAATTGCAATCCCTCAAACTCTACGGC TCATGTTGGGAAGACTGTCCGGTGGGCTGGGAATGGACTCAGCCGAAATGTGTACCAGAATGTCTGTTGCTTCATCTGGAGACATTGGTGTGGAGAAGATACGGATGGCAACGATAA